agcactttcactaccaaaagaggacattttaggaacgtcccgaatgttctgtaaaggttcggaATTTCGTCACCTTttgagaacttttagggaacatTGCACAAAGTCCTGAGAGCATTGCCTTCTACGTGGGTAGTGActgagacagcccttaaaaaGGCTGACTCCCTGATAAGTGCCTTGACTACTGAACAAGGGAGCTGATTGTGATGCAACCAGTGTTTGTTCAATGCAGAATGAGTTTCGATtatatgtgtttgttttattgtaggAATTGGCTGTTTATGAAAAGATGCCTGACCAAGTGAAGATATCCCATAAAGGTTATTTTAAATAAGCTGACCCATTTTAAGTTATTACAGTCAAAATGAAGCCACATGTTTCTTACTAATTAGAGTCTGGCTCTACtggttttctttgttttctgttaGAGTTGGAGAGGGATGGATTTGGCCCTAATCCTTTTTACCAGTGTCTTGTAGCTGAGGTACCTGAGGAGCTCATGTCTAAAGATGGTAATAATGACTCCTAAAAGACCAAAAGTGGCATAACGTCCAGAGAAAACAGAGTAGGAATATGGTAAACAATTTGGTTTACCtgatatagcctatttaaatgtagtttaataTGTTTGTTATTTTACATATCAATAGATATTTTTAGTTGCATTAAATTTGGACAGAAATATCTCTTATCACCCACTGTAATGATTCATCTCTAATTGGACGTTTATCGTTATATAGTCTTCACAAGTATTCTTACTGCAGCTGGCTTTCCACAGGACACACTAAGGTTGGCTATGCTCTCTTCTTCTATACGTACAGCACCTGGAAAGGGAGGGCTGTGTATATGGAGGATCTGTATGTGATGCCAGAGTACAGAGGTGTGTATATCTTGTCAGTAAACCAGAGTATGATACAAAATGCAGAACTGTGTATTGATTCACTCATTCCTGCTTTTGCTACAGGTAAAGGCATTGGAAAGGCTTTAATGGCAACTGTCGCCAAAGtgagtttttatatatatatatatatatatatttctatattatCTGGATAACTTTTTGCatcattgtatttaattttatcgTATGGATTTTTGTGGTTAAACAAACTTCGTTATCTCAATGATTGAGCAGTATGGCTTTAATGTAAAAGAGTAAttgcacttttttctttttactttatAGGTGGCCAAAGAGCAGCATTGTGTGCGTTTACAGTTCTCTGTACTGGATTGGAACAAGCCctctttagatttttatttagcTAAAGGTGCAGAGGACCTCACAGCTAAGGAGGGCTGGCATTTTCTCCGCTTTCATGGAATAGCTCTGGATAATCTAGCACAGGAAGCACCTTAAAGAACATTAAGACATCTGACAAGTTTAGTTATTGTCAGTAGGAATACTTTGTGCAtatttttggttattttttttaaatgcaatatatttcgtgttaaaatattaaaaaaaaaaaattgtaagaaaaacaataaaaatgtatgataaTTATTTTTTGTGCCACTGTTCAATGCAAactcattttgacatttttaaaatacattttgtaataaataacCTCTTGCaagtactgtttttattgtaattagTTGGAATATTTTAAGCATCTGTCCTCAATTTCAAATTGCACTTCTCCCTAGACATTTGCAAGTGAACCAAACCTTCTGATTGACTTATTTACTGCAACCTGTTAATGCTATGCCATTACAAAGACATTCTATAtaattattagggcccgagcaccgatggtgtgaggaccctattggaattgcttggtcaattcttcttctccgaaatgaatcacatttttgagggcctaaacgtgctcgaaaactcatgacaTTTTGTACAtgtgtcagaagtggtgaaaatgtatGCCTGAAatggtttcagaattaggtgtggcaaaatggctccaTAGCACCATCTACAAAATTTCACAGGTATGAAATTCTGTAGAcgtgtaacagcccaatacctacaaaaaaagtccctgggtgcaaaatctgaaaacccacagtaagtgagatattttgaattttctctgcaaaatcttttacagtttttgccattttcagATGACGACTCCAAGAGATTTTAtcagataaacatcatatttggtcagtctaatctaaagtcctttgtgacgttaaattgtgaagatctagagtttttgctgaagggcgtgtccgtggcggcctggcaaaattcgatgtttcgccatgaaactggaagttgttgtaacttggGCATACAATGTacaatctgccccaaacttcaggTTTTATTAGAGTtttggcctgaagacatctacattccaatattcagttacagtcatagcgccacctgcggggcaacaggaaatgacatgttttacactgtgattaactcctcattgAGATTTAACCAGAACAACAACATATTTGGTCaatctaatcttaaggcctttgtgacattaaattgcgaagatctggAGTTTTCATTGAATGATGTGTATGTGGTGGACTGACAAcgtttgatgtttcgccatgaaacaggaagctgttgtaagtcaggcatacaatgtccgacctgccccaaacttcacatgtgtgataaggcaggaacacaccaagccgacgccgacgagctagtggcgacgaaagcagactgcggggttggctcacgtcggcagcgtctgggtccaatgttgccctgacacaccaaaccgacagccaagtagcacgtccgttctgcgcctgcataagatgaaatgcctttccgtaccagcaggtggcagtagctgaacagccaatcagaatgatcagatggcccgacggactgACGAGCTCTGACGCTGactcaacatgtcgaatcggccaaaaaaagcagacgaggaccaacttcatgcgacagtgcggaacacactgagaaaacttagtcagctgacgaacaaaaactgcccaacggccaaccgtcagcttggtgtgttcctgcctataagagtcctggcctgaagacatctcctacatgccaatattcaattagttatagcaccacctgttggcaacaggaaatggcatgctttacaatgtaattcactccctgaaacacatttaaatatgccatgaagtaccaaacatgctagaaacatgttatgTTTGACATCAACAACACAGAGGTAAAACATATTGACCCAGTTCAATGGGATCAGAATATTTTGCCACATGTAATTGTTTTCCTTTCAGAAGTAATCATCTATCATAAGGCtgatcattttaaaaacaaaatgtatttgattaaAAGTGTGATCCAAATAAAGGCACTGACAAACagttttatataacacattttTGGTTGTGGTGTCGTTGCATTTACACGgcttaaccagcagatgtcattAAAGCGTGCGGGCTTCGAAACAGCGATGTGCACGCCACTTCACCTGGGGCGCTGTTACGTATTTATACGTGATATTTACAGCAGATTGCACGACCTGAAGAAGATTACCTCTTTGTTGGAGTAACTCTCATCTTCCTTTTCCAATTTTAGTCGCATTTATACAAAAACTATAGTATACCAAGAAGGATCAAATGGAAACAGAGAACGGCACGGGAATGCAAACTGAGGTCTGAATATGTTGTCACGTGGAGCTAGTGAAATATTAGCGCTGAAGCTATTGCTAGCAAGCTGTATGACTGATTAGTTTGTCAGTGGCTTTATTTGGATCACACTTTTAATCAAATACTTCTTGTTTTCAAAATGATTTCTTCTGAGCGGAAAACAATTACATGTGGCTAAATATTCTGATCCCATTGAGCTGGATCAATACGTTTTACCTCTGTGTTGTTGATGTCAAACATATTGTGTCTCAGGTGGAGGAGTCTGCTTATTCGCTGGCTCGGTGTAAGCTGGAGAATCTTCTCAATAAGAGCATGAGGATTCGGATGACAGACGGGCGCACGCTGGTGGGGCTCTTCCTATGCACAGACCGAGACTGCAACGTCATCCTGGGATCTGCACAAGAATTCCTCAAATCCACAGGTACACAACCTAATGCTTTATCAACACATCCAGTATTACTCTTCAGTGTCACTTTGTGAACTATTGCTTTATATTGTCAGGAATTTGAATTTtagtttaataattataattatattattataataattataaatattattattattgtgattcAAATTTCTTACAATATAAAGCAAAATTTGATAATAAAGTGACACTGATGAGTAATGATTAGTTTGTCAGTGCCTTAATACTaaacttcggtaaagttggttttatattcgcacattcggacttctgataaattcaggctttccaataaatgtgcaataaattaatgtttgcgaattttaagcagcgacgtgatattgacaaccaacgattgtcaacttacaacatttttcacagtcgatcaaaataggcaagtattgttttaatggcatatttacttgtgaatgtccactgaatgtccaatgtagtgtgattaacaagactattgaatacggatggccgaatgtgcgaatataaaaccaactttaccgaagttaATACTAATACTACAAATTACTTGTAATCCATATTATGttttagcaacatgttaaaaataGTGCAATAAATTGTGTCACTCTTTGATAAATTGTTGCATGTTGCTAAAACATGTAATATGGATTACAAGTAATTTGTAGTATTATTTGAATAATGATATATGATGGtaacctttaaattaaattaaaattatattttgaccACTGAGTTGGGACACTAGTACAGCCCTTGATTGATAGTAACtttggtaaagttggttttatattcgcacattcggccatccgtattcaatagtcttgttaatcacactacattggacattcagtggacattcacaagtaaatatgccattaaaacaatacttgcctattttgatcgactgtgaaaaatgttgtaagttgacaatcgttggttgtcaatatcacgtcgctgcttaaaattcgcaaacatgaatttattgcacatttattggaaagcctgaatttatcagaagtccgaatgtgcgaatataaaaccaactttaccgaagtttGATAGTAGTCAGGTAAAACCATGCATGTCTCCTCAGAATCATggctaaaaattaaaaatatatttatattctgtTCCTCAGATTCTTTCTCACAGGGTGAGCCCAGAGTGTTGGGACTGGCTATGATCCCCGGCCATCACGTGGTTTCAATAGAGGTGGAATCTGAAAGCCTTCAGACCACCACCCATGGACTCTGACAACTTTAGAGACATTTGAGATCACCATATGGACTATAGAGAATGTTGTTTCCACACACACTTTGTGTCTGCAACTACAGAGATGGCCACTAGAGGTGGAGTTACTGTAATCCAAATGGATTTTTCCTTATTTTTTGGGAAATGCAGTACACAATGGGTTGGTCCTCTGTgatgaaacaaaaataataatggcGTGGCTGGTAAACTGTACTCAatttgcttgtgtgtgtgtttgcttgtttgtGAGCAGTGcacattgtcatttttaaataagagATTAAGAATCATTCTGATATTGTATGTCATTGCACTATTCATTAATATTTCCTCATAACTTAATATCACCAGCAGAGGTCATTCACAGACCTTTATTCTATTACATGTTGATTATTtcacatatataaacaaaacgGTGTCTTTCAACTTTGCTGAAATTATGAGTGATTTAGGGtgttaatacaaaatatatacagtaccgctcaaaagtttagaaacattactatttttaatgtttttgaaagaagtctcttctgatTATCAGGTCtctatttatttgatcagaaatacattaataacagtaatattgtgaaatattattacaatgtaaaataatggttctctattttaatatactttgaaatataaattatttctgtgatgcaaagctgaattttcattcattacttcacttttcagtgtcacatgattcttcagaaatcattctaatatgctgatttattatcaatgttggaaacagttgctgcttaatattttttcaaaaacaagaaattgtattgtttccaaacttttgactggtatatatatatatatatatatatatatatatatatatatatatatatatatatatatatatatatatatatatatatatatatacattcaaatgaaatgttttgttctgaaTTCATATCTATTTGTAACAACATAATATTAACTAATTATGAATATGATTATAGAAAAAGAATGACTAAATATCCTGGTTCAACATAATTGTAAAATTCATGTAAAATGAaaagatatacagtatattttagcattatcaaaattctttcaaataatttAGTCATAGACAAAATGTACAATTATAACCTATTTAGTTTACAGTGTATAAAAAAAGTCGGTACACCTctgttaaaacagctgttttttgTGATGTAAAAACTGCAAGATAAATCATATCAGAACttttgtacatttaatgtaaaaattacaAACTATGCAATGCCACTGAGGGGGTGGGGGGGACCTGAAAGGGCTGTACGCAGGAGATGCCCTCGCAATGTAACAAATCTGAAAAGTTTTTGCAAAGTAGAGTGGGAAAATCCCAAGTCAAGATGTGCCAAGCTGATAGCATCACAGTGGGCTTCAGTATTAGTTCAGTGGTGTGCACACTTATGCAGTTAGTTACGCCAAATTTTTTTTCACTCTGAAATGCATCACTTTGGTTTTTGGTGGCATTCCACAGGTTTGCCTTCTTACATTAAATGTGCAAAAGTTCTGATATGATTTAtctttttggattttttgaaaattgCCATTTTAACAGGGATATAGACTTTTTATGTCCACTGTACAGTACATGGTTCCATTCTTCAGTAAACTTCAGAGTATATTTACAGAAATGTGACATATATGCTTTATAGAAGATTCTGATCATCCTGCATGGAAAAATGCAGTATTGTGTCTTGAATTGTGTTCTATGTGTTTTGTGACATCTGTAACTTGACTTTGTTGATTCCATGGATTCAGTACCTTCCTTAAGCTGGGAACACACCGTCTGTCATTTAGTGTACACACACCAACAACTACATAGTACCTAATAGTACTAAATAGTACCTCACTAATAGTAAGAGTGACAAGAAAAGCGATCTAATGACTTTGAAAATTGTGTAGTGTGTTTCCAGCATTAAACATATGCATTGAGTCCATATTGGCTGAAAGGGACATTGGATGTTGTAGAGGCAGTTTGAACCATATGGCTGGATTGAGGCTGGTTGGAGTATGATCTTACGTTCTGAAGATGTGatctgaacaaaaaaaaattgaaatagaAAGTTAGCACAGACATCTGCAAAAACAACTGATGCAGTCCTAAGGGCAGTGCAACTGGTGCGACCGCACCGGGCCCTGTGCTTTAGGGGCCCCATGGCGGGTGAGAACCGACTAACCCGTTTGGGATGACCCTGAACTAATGTCAACTTTCATTTAAACACCGTCCTGAAAATGTCTCGGGCAGGTCACTGATAGCTGAAATGGTTAGTGAACGAAGTGCCATTTTAATAGGGTATACTAAACTCACTTTTTTTCCTTTGGGTTGCACAGTCCACAGGAAAACAGCAAACAGCTGCCGCCACATAAGGCCATTGTGGCTGAACTCCAACCAATGTACAGCCCTTCTCCGATTTCATACCTAAACACACAGGACACATCTAAAATTACACAGTAGAGGCATTCCAAGACTGATGATATTTATTGCAACATGACTGGACAATATTGTCTGAAACATAATCACAGACATGCTTGTACAACAGTGGTCTTACTCATgcgatatttttttatttaattaaataactcCAAATACGATGAAATAGGTCTAAATATTTTCTCTCATAGCTCTACATACTAAGACAAAGACTCTTCTTTCCACTTACTTTATTCCTGGATAAAGTGGGTCAAAGAATTCCTGAGTGATGTTGAAAGCATACCAGGACACTGCAATCATCGTGCACAGAcctgaaacataaaaaaaaaaaaagtttttgtttctATAGACAAACTACCAATGTTTAAAGACCTATGCTTCTCCTTACCAAGACAGTCTATCATAGGCTATTTTGAAGACATTTCTATTATGAAAACGTAATCTTCATAGTTCTTGGTAACACTTTTTGTttaattcattaacattaatgCATTGGGTATCATGAACTATACTTATTGTCATGTATTAGGTACAAGAGTATATTCACATGCTCATATCATATTAACATTAGCTGCCagggaaaaagagaaaaaaaaaaagaagaagaaagaaatattacataaatttcAGTGCTTTCAGAGCATTACATGTTttcagtgcttttttttttttggtttgttccaaaagatttacatataatttgaagtcatttataaaatgtgaaaaatttggTTTACATTGAGCCCACTTCTTCTTATGTATATGGTATTTtcctaataaaataaacaaatgtataatatgtaATTCTTTACATTTCAAGTTTTCATTTTCTGTATAAAAAAGTACATCAAATACACAAATTTCTATCATACAATCAAGTTTCCTATTAATATAGAATTCTAAATCTTTccaaaataatcttaataaatacaatgaaaaaacaaatgcaaaataGTTTCTTTTTCTTGTCCACAAAATTCACAGGTATAGGAAATATTGAGCTTAAATCTTTCCAAAGCATGCTTAGCAGGATAAATTCTATGAAGTATTTTATAAGACACTTCCCTAATTTTGTTATTGATACAGAACTTATTTGAAAGTTTCCATGCTTTAAACCCAAGAGATATTACCAAATAAAGAAGACCAGAAAAAGCTTGCCGCAGGAAAAGATACAGAACACAGAGCAATTCTTATAACCTTGTTGCTACACTGTTGTTTTAGAACATCAACATTTATCAATGAAAATATTCTGACAAGGATTATCCATGTTGATTTCCACTGAACtagaattctttaaaagtaaTGTCACGCTCTTTGGGATCGcatcaagaacaatagcaaactCTCTTGGTTTAACtggaaatttaaatttttggagAAATTCAGCATATGACAACAAATACCCATGGGAATTAAGCAACTGTCTTACCAACATAATACCTTCATTGAACCAAGCATGATAGAATAATGATTTGTTTTTGAATAGTATATCTTTGTTATTCCATATGAAATAATTATGGGGTGAGAAATTGTGCTTGTAAACTAATTTCCATGCTAGCAAGGCTTGCCTGTGAAAACCAGCCAATTTAACAGGAATTTTGTCGatagaaaaattacatttcaacaAAAAGTCCTCCAAgagtattaaatatataattaggAAATATGTTCCAAGGATTATTCTTCATAAACTCTATCAACCATTTAATTTTGAAAGTGTCATTAATTGTACTATAATCTAAGACCTCAAGTCCCCCTTGCTCTTTAGGATTACAAATTACCTCTTTTTTCACATCCAGTGATAAAGACATATACACAGATCTAGATATACCTTCCACCTTTGACAATAATACCCTCCCAAATATTGATATATCCCTCATTAACCACAAATTAAATTTCTCCCTTGTTTTCTTAATAATTGGTTCAAAATTTAACTGACttctttgtttttcattttttacaaaTTACTACACCTAGATGTTAATTGGTGTTTAATTGGGATgttctctatttctgtagagGAGCAATCTTTAAGGGGAAACAATACAGATTTATCACAATTCATTTTAAGGCCTGAAACAGCAGTGAATGCCTCAATACATCTAATTATTTTTGGTatctcaaattttttttttcaaaaaaactgcAGTCATCAGCAAACTGGCTAAGCTTAAATTCTACACCTAAAGCTGTGATACCATTATACTGATTCCTTTTTACATGCATTGCCAAAACCTGAGTGACTAACAGAAATAAGAAAGGAGAGAGGGGGCATCCTTGCCTAATGCCACAATGAATATCAAACCTTTGTGAAGTACCATGAGCGAGTTTGACAGAACTATTACATCCACTATACAATGTTTTAActgctttcaaaaacatatcACCAAAACCAAAAAATTTGATTactttgaaaataaaactaTGGTTCATCGTATCAAATGCTTTATAAAAATcgataaagaaaataaaactgtCATCCTCAATAAAGTGATTGTATCTAAGACTAGTCTAATATTATTCCTGATATGACGACCTTGCATAAAACCAGATTGTTCTATATCAATTATTTTATCTAATCcgccagcgcagtttctcaagaggagctgcatgagcgctgatgacgacacagctgtttcatgattggccggattcaccgcatgacaacaatcacgtgtgtttcgtgtttattgtcaTGCCTTTAGTTTCACTAATGCTcataaatctgtatttttataagagttaaagctcttttcatgtagttgcaatgttatattgtgtcatgtttatcaaaataaaactgataaaaaacttAGACCCCACTACATTAGTTTTTATATAGTATATGCTTatattgaactttattcttgtacaaacagatgctgtaagcagtacataaagtattgaatgaaaatgtctctgaaacatcagtgtttagtcaaatattgcatttatttaactgTGATAAAAAGTATACAAACGCAGCACAAGCgtcactacgggaagcagaaagtgtccgacttcacgtctccgttttcagctcctccccgcctgcacgTGGCTACTCTCGCCGATTCGCCGCAGTCGATGTCAAACACACCTATAGGTTTATTTAGTCATGTGGTTTCTCAGTTCTGTTTTGGGATTAGGTCATCGTCTTGATTGTTCACAGGTGTTCCTTGTTTGTCATTAGTCTCTTTGTATAAATAGCCCTCATTTTTCATTGTTCTCTGTTCTAGCTTTGAGCCATGCCAAGCCAAGCCTTTTGTTCATGTGTAGATCTTAATAAACTGCAGTTGGGTACTTCAAGCTCACCTACAGTGGATCATTGTTACAGAAAGCTAGACTTAAGAAACCAGCAGTTACTATCCTTCACCTCCATCAATGGGATCGCTGCGTTGAGAATTATGTAGAGGATTTTTGTGAACTCTCTTAACTTGGTGGATTTTAATGATACTGCACTCAAGGACATTTTTGTCAAGGACTTAAACCCGTTCACTCACAAATTCCAGGGGGAAAAGTTCATTTTTCCCTAGCCAAAATACATTGACCATGCCCTTCTCTTGAGCGGCTCATCATTTACTATGGGTTTTGTGGATGAGGAGCCCCACATCCCACAGTACCCACCCCACCAGAGTGTCTTCATCCCCCTACTGTCATGTCTGGAGTTATTCACACCACGCCATGACTGCCAAGCCAGGAagtggtgtataaagtactcgaaaaccatacttgagtaaaagtatagataccagaaaatgactttggtagAAGTTAAAGTTGCTGTTAAGAatgttacttgagtaaaagttttaaagtatttgatattttttgtaGTTAAGTacgaaaagtatttttttgatattaaacgtacttaagtattgaaagtaaaagtacaagtaaatgtaaaatacaaaaggagcaaaaaaaatattattaaaaattgttctatacacagtttgagcagcaagattgtgttcagtttgaactctcttacattttgtttctttaaattaaaaaaatggctaaatgtttattgtaatttttatacataaatacttatatattaattatacattgatcattcatgttaattcatagtgcattataactaatgtaagagacaactttaaaatgtaaatgttgaaattaaaaatgaacaatacttttattaaccttatttaatgttacaaatgtactcttattgtaaaatgttactatttca
This DNA window, taken from Megalobrama amblycephala isolate DHTTF-2021 linkage group LG4, ASM1881202v1, whole genome shotgun sequence, encodes the following:
- the sat2b gene encoding diamine acetyltransferase 2b isoform X1, which gives rise to MRFTICAAKPEDCKDIERMIMELAVYEKMPDQVKISHKELERDGFGPNPFYQCLVAEVPEELMSKDGHTKVGYALFFYTYSTWKGRAVYMEDLYVMPEYRGKGIGKALMATVAKVAKEQHCVRLQFSVLDWNKPSLDFYLAKGAEDLTAKEGWHFLRFHGIALDNLAQEAP
- the sat2b gene encoding diamine acetyltransferase 2b isoform X2, with translation MGTLVTLFTELAVYEKMPDQVKISHKELERDGFGPNPFYQCLVAEVPEELMSKDGHTKVGYALFFYTYSTWKGRAVYMEDLYVMPEYRGKGIGKALMATVAKVAKEQHCVRLQFSVLDWNKPSLDFYLAKGAEDLTAKEGWHFLRFHGIALDNLAQEAP
- the naa38 gene encoding N-alpha-acetyltransferase 38, NatC auxiliary subunit; the encoded protein is METENGTGMQTEVEESAYSLARCKLENLLNKSMRIRMTDGRTLVGLFLCTDRDCNVILGSAQEFLKSTDSFSQGEPRVLGLAMIPGHHVVSIEVESESLQTTTHGL
- the sat2b gene encoding diamine acetyltransferase 2b isoform X3, translating into MPDQVKISHKELERDGFGPNPFYQCLVAEVPEELMSKDGHTKVGYALFFYTYSTWKGRAVYMEDLYVMPEYRGKGIGKALMATVAKVAKEQHCVRLQFSVLDWNKPSLDFYLAKGAEDLTAKEGWHFLRFHGIALDNLAQEAP